One Salvia splendens isolate huo1 unplaced genomic scaffold, SspV2 ctg133, whole genome shotgun sequence genomic window, cccgccattggagatgctcttagggttTAGCAGAAATCTGACAGAGACGGGCTCTTCCGTGTAATTTCAAGTCACGtgcgaatttcaagtcattctTTCACTGACTCGGTACGAATTAAATACACATAAATTATTCAGTTATTATGGTTTAGTCTATGTCAGAATGACTTCTCAGCTCGATTTGCAAACATAGTGGGAATACCTACGGTAGCCATTTTGCTCACCGGCCAATTGAAAAGATGGAACGCGGTCTCGGCCTGGAGCTTGAGAATATGGGAGGAGAAAGAGGGCGGCAGTCTGATTAGTGATTAGCCGATTAGGTATTTACCCAAAATTGGTGAAGATTTATTGATTGTATACAATTAAAGTagtgaaataataaaaaaggtcCCATGGTCTAGTGGTTAGGACATTGGACTCTGAATCCAGTAACCCGAGTTCAAGTCTCGGTGggacctttttttatttttcatttttaggatttttggaTGAACATCAGTTACCACTCCTCCAAttttatggagtaatatttcatttcattagAACAAAGCCACAAACTCACCTTTTAATTTGTACTCCTTGTTAAAATCAAATTTAGTTTCTGGCATTCTCTCATGGCAGTAGAAACTTTATACCAGAACGTAATTGTTAAAATCAAAGTATTTAATTGTCAGTTCCTTTAGATGGAAACTTAATATGAAAAACGTCaatgttaaaataaaaaatccagtATTAGCCAATTCCATGATAAAGTAATGAATCTTCATCCCAAGTCGAAAACAAAGCAATCAATCACTTATCTAACACTCCGTCCTTCTTTACCTTTTCATCCAACTTCTTTAATGACTCTAAAACTAAAGATCAATAACATTGCAAATAGCACCCAATAAAAAAGATGGCTCAAAAACATACTACTCCTCAGGTTTTCtcaaaatattagtagtacatTCTATTCTCTCAGTTTTCTTGTATGAAATATCCAGTGTAACAGCACAAACTTCTAATAAATCGATCACAATGATTCTACCAGAGTACAATTCAAAACTCAAATGAGCTCGTGTCTTTTCCAGGACATTGACTTATCCTAGGAAGTTCATAATAACCAAATGAAGCACTAGATTGCAGAGTACAAAATCCGCGAAAGCACGCTCAGGAGGTAAATCCTGCAAAATTGTGGGCATGCGACTTAGTGAATCAACCAACAAAGTTCACAACTGGAGAAAAGTTGAAAAGACTGAGGAATAAGGATAATAATATTGAGCCAAGCTTTTTATTCCTTAGTATTATCCGTAACTTTTGGTGTGCTATTAATCTGATCTGTTACTAAGATTACAATTTACAAGACAGACAGTTCCGAATGCATATCAGAACACTCAACAAAACTTGATAACAAATAACTGAATGTTAGAAGTAGAACTGCTAGCTAGAAATTTACTGCTTTGAATTCTTATAAATATAATCAAGAAAGATTGATTCCAGACTCCATAACTCAGAGTCTTGAAGATCAGTGCATTACCTTGAATTCCTTGTTATctttgtttacttgaattcggAGACTAACTGTagcccaaaaaataaaaaatctaattaaGAGGTATTCCAAGACTGGATCAATATCATTTTGCATACAAAATATGATCGTGCAATCTACATACCAGCAAGGACAGCAGTTCCCACGCATGAAAGTACACCAGAAAGAAAGGAGTTAAATGGGAATGATCCAACAATAGCCATGTAAGCAACCTGAGGAGAAACAGAACATTAGCTACCCatgtaagaaaataaaaaattatttgaagtCAAACATGAGGTTTAGAAGCTAATAGTTAATATGATTACAGATTACAAGATCAAAGCACAGTAGTCATCTTGTTAAC contains:
- the LOC121789079 gene encoding dolichyl-diphosphooligosaccharide--protein glycosyltransferase subunit DAD1-like, with the translated sequence MGKSATTSDVHALFHSLRSAYAATANHLKIIDLYIVFAIVTAVIQVAYMAIVGSFPFNSFLSGVLSCVGTAVLAVSLRIQVNKDNKEFKDLPPERAFADFVLCNLVLHLVIMNFLG